Proteins found in one Methanofollis fontis genomic segment:
- a CDS encoding DNA topoisomerase I, which produces MRLIVAEKNISARRVAAILADGGHVSTQKQGGVDTYSFDDTVVVGLKGHVVEVDFVEGYANWRSAERPPRSLIDAGIIKRPTEKRIVSLLQKLARKADLVVIATDFDTEGELIGKEAFELVRAVNSGVKILRARFSAITPQEIKRAFSELTELDFALAAAGESRQIIDLMWGASLTRFISIAAKRGGANILSVGRVQSPTLAMIVDREREIEAFVPQKYWMLTLDTQKDGKPLELRHTHGRFMDHGEAISALERTKEPLQVTDVKEGVKNDRAPTPFDTTALLVAAGRIGFSAANAMRVAEDLYMNGFISYPRTDNTVYPKSLNLDDVLDTLKTTEFSSDVEWVKRHRRPEPTRGKKSSTDHPPIYPTAAATRSQLGEDRWKLYELVVRRFLATLSPDARWLTMKVNFDAAGEPYTVTGGRLKEEGWRRLYPYSEATERIIPACTVGERLPILTTRCDEKETTPPPRFTQSRLIQTMEELGLGTKSTRHEVIGKLISRRYVQGSPLRPTLVGQAVTESLERHADTITRPDMTRTLESHMQQIKESRRGREDVVGESREMLHSVFDDLEANEDQIGIEIMDRTVEERTIGPCPVCGKDLQIRQAHGASQFIGCSGYPDCTFNISLPGVQWGKAIRTDTVCNEHGLSHVRLIRKGARPWDIGCPLCSHIESNAATLRMMPHMSDVLLDRLHEHHIYTVPEIARMEPTDLAGTLGIEGSAAALLVREAGDVLDLLRKRSEMKKFIRSEIAPRRGRSHAKIVKKLHEDGIDDIAALGSADAAVLKGAGLSEEEIKGLTAKARAIGTEQRLREAGLPAVSIKKYLDAGLSGPEDFAEIHPAYIAMKSGIRVETVCKHAETACAHIGREAPPRVTRKQVEKGRNELLSVPGIGEGTLEKLAFAGIVDAAGLAAADPDEVAARSGLPEAKIRAYIASIRSQKSQ; this is translated from the coding sequence GTGCGCTTGATTGTCGCTGAAAAGAACATCTCGGCACGCCGTGTCGCTGCCATTCTTGCAGACGGCGGACACGTTTCAACGCAGAAACAGGGGGGAGTGGACACCTACTCCTTCGATGACACCGTCGTGGTCGGACTGAAGGGGCATGTGGTCGAGGTCGATTTCGTGGAGGGCTACGCCAACTGGCGGAGCGCCGAACGCCCCCCCCGCTCACTCATCGATGCCGGCATCATCAAGCGCCCGACCGAGAAGCGGATCGTCTCCCTTCTCCAGAAACTCGCACGGAAGGCGGATCTCGTCGTCATCGCCACCGATTTTGATACCGAGGGAGAACTGATCGGCAAGGAGGCCTTCGAACTGGTCAGGGCGGTGAATTCCGGCGTGAAGATCCTGCGGGCCCGTTTTTCCGCCATTACGCCGCAGGAGATCAAGCGGGCCTTCTCCGAACTGACTGAACTCGATTTCGCCCTGGCCGCCGCCGGGGAGTCCCGTCAGATCATCGACCTGATGTGGGGCGCCTCGCTCACCCGCTTCATATCGATCGCAGCAAAACGGGGTGGGGCGAACATCCTTTCTGTCGGAAGGGTGCAGAGCCCGACGCTTGCGATGATCGTGGACCGTGAACGAGAGATCGAGGCGTTCGTCCCGCAAAAATACTGGATGCTCACGCTGGATACGCAGAAGGACGGAAAACCCCTCGAACTCCGACACACCCACGGCCGGTTCATGGACCACGGGGAGGCAATTTCTGCGCTTGAGCGGACAAAAGAGCCACTCCAGGTCACCGATGTGAAAGAAGGGGTGAAAAACGATCGCGCCCCCACTCCCTTCGACACCACGGCACTCCTTGTTGCTGCCGGGCGGATAGGATTTTCGGCGGCAAACGCCATGCGGGTCGCCGAAGATCTCTACATGAACGGTTTCATCTCATACCCGAGGACCGACAATACCGTCTATCCAAAGAGCCTCAACCTCGACGACGTGCTCGACACCCTGAAGACGACCGAGTTCTCCTCAGACGTCGAATGGGTGAAACGGCACCGCCGGCCCGAACCGACACGGGGCAAGAAATCCAGCACCGATCACCCCCCGATTTATCCCACAGCAGCGGCAACCCGTTCGCAACTCGGCGAAGACCGCTGGAAACTCTATGAACTTGTCGTGCGGCGGTTCCTTGCAACCCTCTCGCCGGATGCCAGATGGCTGACCATGAAGGTGAACTTCGACGCCGCCGGCGAACCCTATACCGTCACCGGCGGACGCCTGAAAGAGGAAGGGTGGCGGAGGCTGTATCCCTACAGTGAAGCGACCGAACGCATCATTCCGGCCTGCACCGTTGGAGAGCGTCTGCCGATCCTCACCACCAGATGCGATGAGAAGGAGACGACGCCCCCGCCGAGGTTCACCCAGAGCAGACTGATCCAGACGATGGAGGAACTCGGTCTCGGGACAAAGAGTACGCGCCACGAGGTGATCGGGAAGCTGATCTCGCGGCGCTACGTGCAGGGGAGTCCGCTTCGACCGACACTTGTCGGGCAGGCGGTGACGGAATCGCTGGAGCGCCATGCCGACACCATCACCCGCCCGGATATGACCCGCACCCTTGAGTCGCACATGCAGCAGATCAAGGAGAGCCGGCGGGGCCGCGAAGACGTGGTCGGGGAGTCGCGAGAGATGCTCCACTCGGTCTTTGATGACCTCGAGGCGAACGAGGACCAGATCGGCATTGAGATCATGGACAGAACGGTCGAGGAACGAACGATCGGACCGTGCCCGGTCTGCGGCAAGGACCTCCAGATCCGGCAGGCCCACGGCGCCTCCCAGTTTATCGGCTGCTCCGGCTATCCCGACTGCACCTTCAACATCAGCCTGCCCGGTGTGCAGTGGGGCAAGGCGATCAGGACCGATACGGTCTGCAACGAGCACGGCCTCAGCCATGTCAGACTGATCCGGAAGGGGGCCCGGCCATGGGATATCGGCTGTCCGCTCTGCTCTCACATCGAGTCAAATGCCGCAACCCTGCGGATGATGCCGCATATGAGCGATGTCCTCCTCGACCGACTCCATGAACATCATATCTACACCGTGCCCGAGATCGCCCGGATGGAGCCGACAGATCTCGCCGGAACACTGGGGATAGAGGGATCTGCAGCGGCACTGCTGGTCCGTGAGGCGGGAGACGTCCTCGATCTGCTGCGGAAACGCTCGGAGATGAAGAAGTTCATCCGCTCAGAGATCGCCCCGCGGCGCGGGCGGAGCCATGCAAAGATCGTCAAAAAGCTGCATGAAGATGGTATAGACGATATTGCAGCCCTCGGATCCGCGGATGCCGCAGTCCTGAAGGGTGCCGGGCTATCCGAGGAGGAGATTAAAGGCCTCACTGCAAAGGCCCGCGCCATCGGGACCGAACAGCGGTTGCGTGAGGCCGGACTCCCTGCCGTGAGCATTAAAAAATATCTTGACGCGGGTCTGTCCGGGCCCGAGGACTTTGCAGAGATCCACCCCGCCTACATCGCCATGAAGAGCGGGATCCGGGTTGAAACGGTCTGCAAACATGCCGAAACCGCATGCGCCCATATCGGGCGGGAGGCCCCGCCCCGCGTCACCCGGAAACAGGTTGAAAAAGGGCGCAACGAACTGCTCTCCGTGCCCGGCATCGGCGAGGGGACCCTTGAAAAACTGGCCTTCGCCGGCATTGTGGATGCCGCCGGTCTTGCCGCCGCCGACCCCGACGAGGTCGCCGCCAGATCCGGACTGCCGGAGGCGAAGATCCGCGCCTACATCGCATCTATTAGGTCACAGAAATCACAATAG
- a CDS encoding phosphoglycerol geranylgeranyltransferase produces MHLKWKNWTHVTKLDPDKHLNPGAIEEVATSGTDAILLSGTLNVTPENLTALREQVEGYGIPLVVEPADTDGALFDGVDMLFVPSVLNTPDSRWVVGKHQRWALECPDIPWNLVVPEAYVVLNPNSAVGRVTGAVCDLSPAEVAAYARCAEHYFRFPIIYIEYSGMYGDPAVVKAAAEAIDDATLYYGGGINSAERAAEMGKYADTIVVGNAVYEAGVETLKATVRAVQ; encoded by the coding sequence ATGCATCTGAAATGGAAAAACTGGACCCATGTGACAAAACTCGATCCCGACAAACACCTCAATCCAGGGGCAATCGAGGAGGTGGCGACGAGTGGCACCGATGCGATCCTTCTCTCCGGAACCCTGAACGTGACCCCCGAAAACCTCACCGCCCTGCGCGAACAGGTCGAAGGGTATGGAATCCCCCTTGTTGTGGAACCCGCAGACACCGACGGTGCGCTGTTCGACGGCGTGGACATGCTGTTCGTGCCGAGCGTGCTGAACACCCCGGACTCACGCTGGGTTGTCGGGAAACATCAGCGCTGGGCACTTGAATGCCCGGATATCCCATGGAACCTTGTCGTGCCCGAGGCCTATGTCGTGCTGAACCCGAATTCGGCTGTGGGAAGGGTGACAGGAGCGGTCTGTGACCTTTCGCCGGCCGAAGTTGCGGCATATGCCCGCTGTGCCGAGCACTACTTCCGGTTTCCGATCATCTATATCGAATATTCCGGGATGTATGGTGATCCAGCGGTCGTGAAGGCGGCGGCAGAGGCGATTGATGATGCAACACTCTACTATGGCGGCGGGATCAACTCCGCAGAGCGTGCCGCCGAGATGGGGAAGTACGCCGACACCATCGTCGTCGGCAATGCCGTATACGAGGCAGGGGTCGAGACCCTGAAGGCGACGGTTCGGGCCGTCCAGTAA
- a CDS encoding RNA methyltransferase, translating to MPEIEIVLVQPLYEGNIGFTARAMKNFGFTRLVLVDPCEIGDDAIARASHARDVLENAERMSLREVYDRSDLVVATTGELSKSVCTSMRMPYYRPSEIGSILEGADGRVSILFGRENWGLNNEEVSRADLICTIPTSEIYPILNLSHAVAIVCSELAAIPRGTYRLAGKIEREALIEHFGSFLERIEHPEHKRSNTLLMMRRIFGRTALTTREVSTLHGLLRRAEWHLDHRDTENDNI from the coding sequence ATGCCCGAGATTGAGATTGTGCTTGTACAGCCCCTTTATGAGGGGAATATCGGGTTTACGGCACGGGCGATGAAAAATTTCGGTTTCACCCGTCTCGTTCTTGTCGATCCCTGCGAAATCGGTGACGATGCCATCGCCCGCGCCTCCCATGCCCGGGACGTTCTTGAAAACGCCGAACGGATGAGTCTGCGGGAGGTCTATGACAGGAGCGATCTGGTCGTTGCCACGACTGGCGAACTCTCGAAGTCGGTCTGCACATCGATGCGGATGCCGTATTACCGCCCCTCAGAGATCGGATCGATCCTGGAGGGGGCGGACGGGAGAGTGAGCATCCTCTTCGGTCGGGAGAACTGGGGACTCAACAACGAGGAGGTCTCCCGGGCAGACCTGATCTGCACCATCCCGACCTCGGAGATCTACCCGATCCTGAACCTCTCGCACGCCGTTGCAATTGTCTGCTCTGAACTGGCGGCCATTCCGCGCGGCACCTATCGTCTGGCCGGAAAGATCGAGCGCGAGGCGCTCATCGAGCATTTCGGCAGTTTTCTGGAACGGATCGAGCACCCGGAGCATAAACGCTCGAACACCCTGCTGATGATGCGCCGGATCTTCGGGCGCACGGCCCTGACCACCCGCGAGGTCTCCACGCTCCATGGTCTGCTGAGGCGTGCAGAGTGGCACCTGGATCACCGGGACACTGAAAACGATAATATCTAA
- the dcd gene encoding dCTP deaminase, whose amino-acid sequence MILVDWQIEDRIRRGQIGIDPYDPSLIQPNSLDIRLGDHFVWYEPCDDVIDPYDHDSVTSRVDEKRTDSIVMEPGAFILAETFEAVSLPDNVVASIEGKSSIARLGIELHQTGGWIDAGFRGTITLEMCNVNRRPVRIYAGMPIGQLVFYTTERAENPYNLKNDAKYMDQRQATLSRYHENRRAV is encoded by the coding sequence ATGATTCTTGTCGACTGGCAGATCGAGGACCGGATCCGGCGGGGGCAGATCGGGATAGACCCCTATGATCCCTCCCTGATCCAGCCCAACTCTCTTGATATCAGGCTCGGGGACCATTTTGTCTGGTATGAACCATGCGATGACGTGATCGATCCCTATGACCATGACAGCGTCACCTCCCGCGTCGACGAAAAGCGCACCGATTCCATCGTGATGGAGCCCGGCGCCTTTATCCTGGCCGAGACCTTCGAGGCGGTGAGTCTTCCGGACAATGTCGTCGCCAGTATCGAGGGGAAGAGCTCCATCGCCCGTCTCGGGATCGAACTCCACCAGACAGGGGGCTGGATCGATGCAGGTTTCAGGGGCACGATCACGCTCGAGATGTGCAATGTCAACAGGCGACCGGTGCGCATCTATGCCGGTATGCCGATCGGTCAGCTGGTCTTCTACACCACCGAGCGCGCGGAAAACCCGTACAACCTCAAAAACGACGCCAAGTACATGGATCAGCGGCAGGCGACACTCTCCCGCTACCACGAGAACCGGCGCGCGGTTTGA
- a CDS encoding threonine--tRNA ligase, with product MRLLLIHSDHIDYQARKKTPVAEEGAVLEDELDEALVAFCAVESSDEEDIDDVIVRATSEIEKTARELNTDRVLIYPYAHLSSDLSGPDAAKKVLKGMEEALTAAGGLTVRRAPFGWYKSFTLSCKGHPLSELSRTIVPGGAEGEAKPAKKEVTHTFFVLTPEGEQLDANDFADDSAFGALVKKELGLPGASGGEPIHVELMRSKELVDYEPASDVGNLRWMPKGRLIRDLLEDYVLGLVLDYGGMPVETPVMYDLDDPAIAEHAAKFGERQYRFKSGNRNMMLRFAACFGMFSFMRDMHISPNTLPMKMYELSTYSFRHEQRGEVIGLKRLRAFTMPDMHTLCRDMDNALVCFAEQLRMGWQSGRDLETPLVGVFRCTQDFWDEHEAWLREMVRESSVPMLVEVLSDRVHYWVAKVDLAAIDGQGRPIENPTVQIDVESARRFDISYRMHDADVHPPILHCSPSGSIERVICAMLENTAYQQVPRLPAWLSPIQVRFVPVAERHVAYAADICDRFNAAGIRADVDDRDESVNKKVREAGTEWVPYVAVIGDREMDEGKLTVTIRKLSEPKRPHKEEMTSDDLIAAIRDECAGKPFRPMYTAKRLSIRPRFI from the coding sequence ATGCGGCTTCTCTTAATTCACTCAGATCATATCGACTATCAGGCCAGAAAGAAGACGCCCGTCGCCGAAGAGGGTGCCGTCCTTGAGGACGAACTCGACGAAGCGCTCGTCGCCTTTTGTGCCGTTGAATCATCGGATGAAGAAGATATCGACGACGTCATCGTACGCGCCACATCCGAAATCGAAAAAACCGCCCGTGAACTGAATACCGATCGGGTGCTCATCTATCCGTACGCCCACCTCAGCTCCGATCTCTCGGGGCCTGATGCGGCAAAGAAGGTGCTGAAGGGGATGGAAGAGGCCCTCACCGCCGCCGGAGGACTGACCGTCAGGCGCGCACCCTTCGGGTGGTACAAGTCCTTCACCCTCTCATGCAAGGGCCATCCTCTCTCCGAACTCTCCCGCACGATTGTGCCGGGCGGCGCGGAGGGCGAGGCGAAACCGGCCAAAAAAGAGGTCACCCATACGTTTTTCGTGCTCACCCCGGAAGGGGAACAGCTGGACGCCAACGACTTCGCAGACGATTCCGCCTTCGGGGCACTGGTGAAGAAGGAACTCGGTCTGCCGGGTGCCTCAGGGGGCGAACCCATCCATGTGGAACTGATGCGGAGCAAGGAACTCGTGGACTATGAACCCGCCTCCGACGTCGGCAACCTCAGGTGGATGCCGAAGGGGCGGCTTATCCGCGACCTCCTGGAGGACTATGTGCTCGGACTCGTGCTGGACTATGGCGGCATGCCGGTGGAGACGCCGGTGATGTACGACCTGGACGACCCGGCGATCGCCGAGCACGCCGCCAAGTTCGGGGAGCGGCAGTACCGCTTCAAGAGCGGCAACCGCAATATGATGCTCAGGTTCGCGGCGTGTTTCGGGATGTTCTCGTTCATGCGCGATATGCACATCTCGCCCAACACCCTGCCGATGAAGATGTACGAACTCTCCACCTACTCGTTCCGTCACGAGCAGCGCGGCGAGGTCATCGGTCTCAAACGTCTCCGCGCCTTCACCATGCCGGACATGCACACCCTCTGCCGGGACATGGACAATGCACTCGTATGTTTTGCCGAACAGCTCAGGATGGGGTGGCAGAGCGGGCGCGACCTCGAGACGCCACTGGTCGGCGTGTTCAGGTGCACGCAGGACTTCTGGGACGAGCATGAGGCATGGCTCCGGGAGATGGTCAGGGAGTCCAGCGTCCCGATGCTCGTCGAGGTCCTCTCTGACCGCGTCCACTACTGGGTGGCAAAGGTCGATCTCGCCGCTATCGACGGTCAGGGCAGACCGATCGAGAACCCGACGGTGCAGATCGACGTGGAGAGCGCACGGCGGTTCGACATCTCCTATCGGATGCACGATGCCGATGTGCATCCGCCGATCCTCCACTGCTCGCCAAGCGGTTCGATCGAGCGGGTGATCTGTGCCATGCTCGAGAACACGGCATACCAGCAGGTGCCCCGCCTCCCTGCCTGGCTCTCCCCCATACAGGTCAGATTTGTCCCGGTCGCCGAGCGGCATGTCGCCTATGCCGCCGACATCTGCGACCGGTTCAATGCCGCCGGCATCAGGGCCGATGTGGACGACCGTGACGAATCGGTGAACAAGAAGGTCCGCGAGGCCGGGACCGAATGGGTGCCCTATGTGGCGGTGATCGGCGACCGTGAGATGGATGAGGGCAAACTGACCGTCACCATCCGAAAACTCTCTGAGCCGAAACGCCCGCATAAAGAGGAGATGACCTCCGATGACCTCATTGCCGCCATCCGGGACGAATGTGCCGGCAAACCGTTCCGTCCAATGTACACCGCAAAACGCCTCTCCATACGGCCGCGGTTTATCTGA
- a CDS encoding fasciclin domain-containing protein, whose amino-acid sequence MEMKTMLAFSTLLFCILLVQGALAAEAIPNVEFATISILPATAEVDVNETMDYSFVMDTAMWGVSRYTMTVSLENGTVGEIVGVNVPHWAQIPQDVILPADEVTIQTVDLTGGSGFENIELLTVTVRGDVPGSSEITIGPITVADRRSDLYAITVVPASISVIAEEPVEELIANFTASVTSGEAPLTVAFSDLSTGNPTGWVWDFGMENATSEEQNPTYTYEMPGIYTVSLTVTNEMGDNNTIVREGYINVSEGGGMSIYETAVADGNFTSLVGALDLTGLNATLHEPGTYTVFAPTDDAFASLPDDLLDALLNDTAALTDVLLYHVAGESYMAEDLTAMDKLQTLLGPTVSITWDDANATLMVNDATVIIADMECTNGVIHAVDTVLIPPEEEAEADFEADVLSGPAPLTVTFTDMSTVENITAWAWDFGVENATSTEQNPTYTYAMPGIYTVGLTIKDAMNETYSEVKIDYIQVTEPAAGSAISFTPVNATVGGGQTAEFTMILDSAPSGLAGYTLNLSVVNPAVATISGITFPEWAEINGTSDLPNASAWMKTVDLGEMVGSNATDVVLGTVILTGLSAGNTTLIVDVVAMTADGGEAVTPKTGEATIEVTAIPPLPGYTNPPADLDGDGLYEDVNGNGMLDYDDVVGFSRNFLWIEENNLTALFDFNANGVLDYDDVVTLYGMI is encoded by the coding sequence ATGGAAATGAAAACGATGCTGGCTTTCAGCACACTGCTTTTCTGCATCCTTCTGGTGCAGGGGGCGCTGGCTGCAGAGGCCATACCAAATGTGGAGTTCGCCACCATCTCGATTCTGCCGGCAACGGCGGAAGTTGATGTGAATGAGACCATGGACTATTCATTTGTCATGGACACCGCCATGTGGGGAGTGTCAAGGTATACCATGACAGTATCCCTTGAAAACGGGACAGTCGGTGAGATCGTCGGGGTTAACGTCCCGCACTGGGCACAGATCCCGCAGGACGTTATACTTCCTGCCGATGAAGTGACGATTCAGACGGTTGATCTGACAGGCGGGTCAGGCTTTGAGAATATTGAACTCTTAACCGTCACCGTCCGCGGTGACGTACCGGGATCGAGCGAGATCACCATTGGACCGATCACCGTCGCGGACCGGCGGAGTGACCTCTATGCGATCACGGTTGTCCCCGCAAGCATCAGTGTCATTGCAGAAGAACCGGTTGAGGAACTCATCGCCAACTTTACCGCCAGCGTGACCTCCGGAGAGGCGCCGTTGACCGTTGCGTTCAGTGACCTCTCCACCGGAAACCCGACCGGATGGGTATGGGATTTTGGTATGGAAAATGCCACATCAGAGGAGCAGAACCCGACATATACCTATGAGATGCCCGGCATCTACACAGTCAGCCTGACAGTCACCAATGAGATGGGGGACAATAACACCATAGTCAGAGAGGGCTACATCAATGTCAGCGAAGGGGGAGGCATGAGCATCTATGAGACAGCAGTTGCAGACGGGAACTTCACAAGCCTTGTCGGTGCGCTCGATCTTACCGGCCTGAACGCCACGCTCCATGAACCCGGCACATACACCGTCTTCGCACCGACGGATGACGCCTTTGCCTCACTTCCAGATGATCTCCTCGATGCCCTTCTCAACGATACTGCTGCGCTCACCGATGTGCTCCTCTACCATGTGGCCGGAGAATCGTACATGGCTGAAGACCTCACCGCAATGGATAAACTCCAGACACTGCTCGGTCCGACGGTAAGCATCACCTGGGATGATGCGAATGCGACGCTGATGGTGAATGACGCAACCGTGATCATCGCCGACATGGAGTGCACCAATGGGGTCATCCATGCAGTCGACACCGTGCTGATCCCGCCGGAAGAAGAGGCAGAGGCAGACTTTGAGGCGGACGTCCTCTCCGGTCCAGCGCCGCTGACCGTCACCTTCACCGACATGAGCACCGTCGAAAATATAACGGCATGGGCGTGGGATTTCGGCGTGGAGAATGCCACATCCACAGAACAGAACCCGACATACACCTATGCAATGCCCGGCATCTACACTGTCGGCCTGACGATCAAGGACGCAATGAACGAGACCTATTCTGAGGTGAAGATCGATTATATCCAGGTCACCGAACCTGCCGCCGGTTCGGCCATATCCTTCACACCGGTCAACGCAACGGTGGGGGGAGGTCAGACGGCTGAATTCACAATGATCCTTGATTCTGCGCCCTCAGGTCTTGCAGGATATACACTGAACCTGAGTGTCGTCAATCCTGCCGTTGCGACAATTTCCGGCATCACATTCCCGGAGTGGGCAGAGATCAATGGAACGTCAGATCTTCCCAATGCAAGCGCCTGGATGAAAACGGTCGATCTCGGAGAGATGGTCGGATCAAATGCAACAGACGTCGTTCTCGGGACCGTGATCCTCACCGGACTCTCGGCAGGGAACACCACCCTGATAGTCGATGTGGTGGCGATGACAGCAGACGGAGGTGAGGCGGTCACACCCAAAACCGGCGAGGCAACAATCGAAGTGACCGCCATTCCACCGTTGCCTGGATACACCAACCCGCCAGCCGATCTGGACGGTGATGGACTCTATGAGGACGTCAACGGAAACGGAATGCTGGACTACGACGATGTCGTGGGTTTCTCAAGGAACTTCTTATGGATTGAAGAGAATAACCTGACGGCCTTGTTTGATTTCAATGCAAACGGTGTTCTGGACTATGACGATGTGGTAACGCTGTACGGAATGATCTAA
- a CDS encoding SPASM domain-containing protein — protein sequence MGQRFGIEVQLSSDDFPVSAEEAKDGKLGISGVQNCGAGTATAYVSPYGEVLPCSSIPQIVFGNIRNDSFMRIWTGSTAMWFRKMAASSNERLICQAPCFRHVAEQICHL from the coding sequence ATGGGGCAACGTTTCGGAATCGAGGTGCAGCTCTCATCCGATGATTTCCCGGTATCGGCAGAAGAGGCAAAAGATGGAAAATTAGGGATTTCAGGGGTCCAGAACTGCGGGGCAGGAACAGCAACAGCATATGTGTCACCCTATGGAGAGGTTCTGCCCTGTTCATCAATACCACAGATTGTATTTGGGAATATCCGAAACGACTCATTTATGAGAATATGGACCGGTTCTACAGCAATGTGGTTCAGAAAGATGGCGGCAAGCTCCAATGAACGACTGATCTGTCAGGCACCCTGTTTCCGGCATGTTGCCGAACAAATATGTCATTTGTGA
- a CDS encoding sensor histidine kinase — MLDIKAFFSRLLKDRPLTEHLMISVIILIVLIIASLSAFSYYEAQSGLEERERLLQIETEQSIIQWMTLVDEGLKMYDDTLDLRMKDSFEGFLEAYQDSGGDPSRMNLEDLKTGLDNTMDLYIINSSGVIEYSTVAEEIGVDFSQIPEFYQYLTSIRESDNFSADRVVRESSTGAIRKFAYMPTPDHRYILELGLVPDLLKDRKLGLSYVDAAEDLKKINRNLQSIRIYDIFGKTVGNKSHVPTPLQQERIKAAIQERTGNQSYDPANKTATDYIFIDLFDPDYPSDMSLVIELTFTTAPLERSLNSIFFTHLLIALLALLISMILAFSLIRYISKPISRMVADVDQIAHGDLDHRIQHTRGVELTRLEESINAMVGTLKSSLTRAQESEEALKQTNENLEKIVEKRTADLQNANAEANLYLDIISHDINNVNTIGLGYVHILRRRLSGGDREYAEKITRTIHRSSGIIHNVATIRMIHQKRLPLQPVDLDRVIRDEIAHNPEARIHFSGCEGLKVYADSLLSEVFSNLISNSLKFMEKDGDITIRVSDEDREIMVSVEDTGPGIPDELKEVIFNRFKRGSERQTGKGLGLYIVRSLVENYGGRVWADDRIPGQQTAGAAIRFTLVRVAEKEKGRQG, encoded by the coding sequence ATGCTGGATATAAAGGCTTTTTTTTCGCGTTTACTGAAGGATCGACCCCTCACCGAACACCTCATGATCTCGGTGATCATACTGATCGTGCTCATAATTGCCTCGCTTTCCGCCTTCTCCTATTATGAAGCACAGTCCGGGCTTGAAGAGCGTGAACGCCTGCTCCAGATAGAGACCGAACAGAGCATCATCCAGTGGATGACCCTTGTCGATGAGGGCCTGAAGATGTATGATGACACCCTCGATTTAAGGATGAAAGACAGTTTTGAGGGTTTTCTCGAGGCATACCAGGATTCGGGGGGCGATCCCTCCAGGATGAATCTGGAGGATCTCAAAACCGGGCTTGACAATACAATGGACCTCTATATCATCAATTCAAGCGGCGTGATCGAATACAGCACTGTTGCTGAAGAAATCGGCGTTGATTTTTCTCAGATCCCGGAATTTTATCAATATCTCACCTCTATCAGGGAGAGCGACAATTTTTCAGCGGACCGGGTGGTGCGGGAGAGCTCTACGGGTGCAATCAGGAAATTTGCCTATATGCCAACGCCAGACCACAGGTATATCCTCGAACTCGGACTGGTGCCGGATCTCCTGAAAGACCGGAAACTCGGACTCTCCTATGTGGATGCCGCCGAAGATCTCAAAAAAATAAACCGGAACCTGCAATCCATTCGAATTTATGATATATTTGGCAAAACTGTCGGCAACAAGAGTCATGTCCCAACCCCCCTCCAGCAAGAACGGATCAAAGCGGCGATACAGGAGCGCACAGGGAACCAGTCCTATGATCCGGCGAACAAAACCGCGACTGACTATATCTTTATCGATCTCTTCGATCCTGACTATCCTTCTGATATGAGTCTGGTGATCGAACTCACCTTCACCACCGCCCCCCTTGAAAGAAGTCTGAATTCGATCTTCTTCACCCATCTCCTGATCGCACTCCTCGCTCTCCTGATCAGCATGATCCTCGCATTTTCCCTGATTCGATATATATCAAAACCGATTTCCCGTATGGTTGCCGACGTCGATCAGATCGCCCATGGTGACCTGGATCACCGGATCCAGCATACCCGGGGTGTTGAACTCACCAGACTGGAGGAGAGCATCAACGCCATGGTTGGCACCCTGAAATCAAGCCTTACACGGGCACAGGAATCAGAAGAGGCCCTGAAACAGACGAATGAGAACCTTGAAAAAATTGTTGAAAAACGAACCGCAGATCTCCAGAATGCAAATGCAGAGGCAAACCTCTATCTTGACATCATATCCCACGACATCAACAATGTGAATACCATCGGGCTTGGATATGTCCACATATTAAGACGGCGCCTCTCAGGTGGAGATAGGGAGTATGCCGAAAAAATCACCAGAACCATTCACAGAAGCAGTGGAATCATCCATAATGTCGCAACCATCAGGATGATACACCAGAAACGCCTCCCCCTCCAACCAGTGGACCTGGACCGGGTAATCAGAGATGAGATCGCCCATAATCCCGAGGCCAGGATCCATTTTTCGGGTTGCGAAGGTCTGAAGGTCTATGCGGATTCGCTCCTCTCAGAAGTCTTTTCGAACCTGATCTCAAACTCACTGAAGTTTATGGAGAAGGATGGCGATATCACGATTCGCGTCTCCGATGAGGACAGGGAGATCATGGTTTCGGTGGAGGATACAGGACCGGGCATTCCCGATGAACTCAAGGAGGTCATCTTCAACCGCTTCAAGAGGGGGAGCGAACGGCAGACAGGAAAGGGCCTTGGCCTCTATATCGTCAGATCGCTGGTGGAGAATTACGGTGGAAGGGTCTGGGCAGATGACCGGATACCCGGACAACAAACTGCCGGTGCGGCGATCCGATTCACCCTTGTCCGGGTCGCTGAGAAGGAGAAGGGACGACAGGGATAA